The Vidua chalybeata isolate OUT-0048 chromosome 9, bVidCha1 merged haplotype, whole genome shotgun sequence genomic sequence agcgGTTGTGGTTGAACATGCTGGATTcgctgggcagggagaggctgaCGGTCATTTCATCGTCCAGCATCCTCCGTGACGCCTGCGACAGCGGGGCAAGGGAGGAGAGAGGTAGGGTTCCCCACAGCATGGGCGGGAGGGTACCAGGGATGAGCCCAAACCTCCTCTCTAGTGCCTTGTCCCTGGCTTGCAACCCCTGCCTGGGTTTGTCTGCGTGTTCCCCCCTTCTCTTGTCTGCCTCTATGGAAAAGGGTTTGGCTTCATCAGTTCTGTGAGTGGCCTTGTTTAGATGGTGGCTGTGGTGAGAACCCTTCACACCCCGGCTCCTGTTCCCCAGAGCAGCTTcaggacagagggatggacaaACAGGCAAGTCCCAAAGTCACCACCCTGCTCAGCTAAGTCCCCTTGCTTGGGAGATGGGTGAGAAGCACAGCCTTtctgaggaggggaagggagcatCAGCCCTTGCATGGAGTCTGTTTTCTCCATGCTGAGCTCCCAGAAGAGCCTGCCCAGACTGACCTCACCGGCCACACCACACTTGCCCACCTTCTCCAGCATCTTCTGCCAGAACTGCCGCCACAGTATGATGACGATGATGGCCACCAGGATGAAGATGATGGCCACCAGGCACCCAATCAGGATGCGTGTGTTGCTGTCATCTACCTTGAGTGTGGGGTCTAGCCAGAGAAGGGGACAGAGAGGGCCGGTCACAGTGGGGCGTGGGGAGACCCCCTGCCCCTTTCCTCTGTGGGATGGGGCACAGTGCCCACCCAGCACAGAGTGACATGCTTCCCACGCTTACTGTAAGTGGTGGGGACCACAGGTGCCTCGGCGGGGGGCACTGAGTTGTTGTACATGGCTGCATCTGGCCAGGGAGCAGAGAACATCAGAGTGGGGGGTGTGGGCGCCCCACAGCCCCGCTGCCTCCTTGAGCCTCCCACCCAGGAGAAACTGGTCCCCATGGGGCTTGTGGCGATGGGTACCTGACTGGAAGGTGATCTCACTGAACATCATCCAGGTGTCAGCGAAGTAGTACTGGCACTTGATGGCACTGGCCATGCGGTGGAGCAGAGGCACGGTGACGAAACGGGCACTGGGGTTCACATCAtccagcaccagcactgagGAGACCGCGCCGGGCTCCCACTCGCTGGCATCGGCGCGGAAGTAGCACTGCACCTCCTTGAAGATCTTCACACCTTTGGCGAACATGTTGTTGCAGTGGACCTGTGGGGCAGCCTGTCAGCATGGCCACCGAGGGGCACGGGGAGGGTGACAGGGAGGGGGGGTGAGGACCTTCATGGCAGTGAAGTTCCTGATGCGGTCGAACTCGAAGGTGATCTCCACGTAGCCGCCAGCCGTGCTCTCGTTGCGCCAGCCCACGTAGTCGTAGCCCGGCCAGACGTGGTACTCGTGGGTCTGTGTGAAGTCATCCAGCCCCGACACCCCATCCGTCAGCTGGCCCAGGCCCTCTGTCATGCTGGCATGTGCAAAGGGACAGACTGAGTGTGACTCTTGCCAGCCCCACCAacctgcagcacccagcaccccccCCGGCAGCTCCTCACAGGCCCCAGGATACTCAAGGGGGGATTTTGTTCCCGATGTCCTCTCTGGAAAAGGCTGTGGGGCACTGAACACGTGGTGCAGCTAGAGCAAATCcaagggaagggctggagctgcttccccCATCACACTGACCCCCTTCCCCGGCTGGCCATGTCCCCCACCTCAAGGACACTGCAAGCATTtgctctgctgaggagcagcctgAAAATGCAGGGAAGAAACATGCTCCTTGCCTGCTCCCCAGCGTGGGACCCAGTCCTCACCTGTACCCGAAGGCCCCGTCGTACACCGAGTCGTTCAGGTAGATGATGGTGCCCCCGGGAAGGACGAGCTGCTGCCCAACCGGCGCGTTGTAGGACACCAGCCCgtctgcagggagggaagggtgAGTGCCCGCACACCCCGCCAATCCCggtgctgcaggacaggcagccCCCAGTGGGATGGCCAGCACCCCAGGATGGGcgctggggacatggggacaggcacGGGACCGTGCCACCCacccagccaggcacagccgTACAGCTCCACGCGCAGGCAGACGTTCATGGAGTGGTCGGTGACGGGGATGAAGCGGACGAAGCGGGCGATGAGGGGCGGCTCCAGGTCCTTGAGGACGATGTCGTAGGTGTTGGTGTTTCCATCCAGCGCCTGGAGAGAGAAGCACGGTGGggatgggcaggaggagcctCCCCACCCACCATCCGCTGCAGGCCCACCTCACCTGCTTCCCGTGCCGGTTCCTCCAAGAGATCCAGCGGGTGCCATCCCGGCTGTAGTTGATTTTATACATGGGGGCAAACTCATTGCCATGGCCCTTGGCGTGGCGCCCCTGGGTGCCCACCAGTGTGATGAAGTGCAGGGCTTGCAGGTCAATCTGCAGGAACTCCTTCAGGTCATTTGGCTCCACTGGGGTCTTGGGGCACCAGGCTCCATCGCCCTCCTCCGAGTCCAGGCTGTGAGCCCAGAGTGGAGGAGCTGTTTGCACGTGGCTGAGGCCAGCCCCATGtcccccttctccctccatGCCAGCCCAGACCCTGCTGTGGCTGTTGCAGGAGGCCCACACTCACCGTCCGTACTTGGCAGCCGTGGAGTCAGACCAGTGGCTGGAGGCCGAGATGTCCTCGTCAGGGATGTGCCCACCCGACATTCCCAAGGGGTACCGACACACCGCTGCAATGACACCGGCAGGGTGCTGAGCAGGAGGGGATCCCCCCGTGGAAAGGGCCTGGCCTGGGGCACATCCACTGTGCCCCAGGGCAGCACTCTCCGTGTCCCTCTGGCTTACAAAGAGAGGATGAAGAAAGGAGGGGACGGTCCTGCCAAAGCAGGCACCTTCCCGGACAAGTGAAGCCTCTGGCCAgaagcagcccagcccagcttcAAGTGAAGTGGGAAGAAGGGGAGGTGGCTCCAAGGGCTGATGGGCACGCTGGGCCCTGTCCCCCGGGATCTCCTCAGCCTTGCTGGCAAGGATCTTGGCTGCGGTGGAGAGCCTgtgagctggcactgctgtccccgTGCTCCAGAGGGTTCACTCCCGAGACTGCTTGCCCAGAAACCTCACCGGCAGCAACTGTGCCGTGCTGCCCCGCTGCTCCCCGTCCCTGCCTGGGGGAACAAGTGACCGAGACAGGCACTCGTCCTCCCTGATGACCCCTCAGCTCCcaccaccagccctgctcctggctgggccGCAAGTGGAAAAGTACTCGGGGTGGCAGGCGGGCTGCACCCCCGAGTGGCAGCCGGCTCCCTCAGCACTGCATCCTCACTGCTTCACAGGAGTTATTTTTTCACGCCTGGCTGCCAAGAGCACTGCTGAAAGGGCGGCTTGTTTGGCCATGTTTACTGTCTGGCTGCCGGCTCCAGCCCACCACGGTCCCACCACACACCACCCCGAGCAAACAGCCACACTGAGGTGGCAAGGACTGCGCGGGACGCTGTGCCTGGGCCACCTCCtaccccacagcccctggctcGCCTGGCACCGTACCCACAAAGAACCCGTGTCCCATTGTATCACCACCCCTGGGACACCACACACAGGGACCATATCCTGCATCAGGCAGAGGGATGTGCGCACCTTGATCGCGAGCACTGGCACAGTGGGAGCATCTCTTCTTGTCTCCTGCTCTCCCACTCGTgatgctctgcagagcacagctcccacTGAATTCCCATTTAATTCTTGCCAAACACGGAGCCAGCCCTGTGTTTTTGTCTTGGTAAGAATAATCCTAGCCAGGCAAATCCAATTCTGCCAGCCACAGATGTCTGCGGGAGAAACAGGATTGCCTCCCTAAATAAGCACCGTGCAACCTCCAGTGAAGACCCAGCTAACTCCTCCCACAGACGGAAGAAGCCTTTGAAGGGACTTGTTAAAGGGACTCTCTGGGGAAACCCTGGGAAAACCTGGGCTCTGTccattcctgcagcacaggatggggctgagccctgcaggaacagccaTCTAAGCACActtgtgctgctggctggcGCAGCATTGTGGTTTCTCAGCAGAAGTCAGGCACCCAGTCTGGC encodes the following:
- the DDR2 gene encoding discoidin domain-containing receptor 2 isoform X2 — translated: MSATPRPSLLPLTLLPLLLLHVPHIARAQVNPAVCRYPLGMSGGHIPDEDISASSHWSDSTAAKYGRLDSEEGDGAWCPKTPVEPNDLKEFLQIDLQALHFITLVGTQGRHAKGHGNEFAPMYKINYSRDGTRWISWRNRHGKQALDGNTNTYDIVLKDLEPPLIARFVRFIPVTDHSMNVCLRVELYGCAWLDGLVSYNAPVGQQLVLPGGTIIYLNDSVYDGAFGYSMTEGLGQLTDGVSGLDDFTQTHEYHVWPGYDYVGWRNESTAGGYVEITFEFDRIRNFTAMKVHCNNMFAKGVKIFKEVQCYFRADASEWEPGAVSSVLVLDDVNPSARFVTVPLLHRMASAIKCQYYFADTWMMFSEITFQSDAAMYNNSVPPAEAPVVPTTYNPTLKVDDSNTRILIGCLVAIIFILVAIIVIILWRQFWQKMLEKASRRMLDDEMTVSLSLPSESSMFNHNRSSSPSEQESCSTYDRIFPLGPDYQEPSRLIRKLPEFASGEEDTGCSCPTKPSQASVPEGVPHYAEADIVNLQGVTGGNTYSVPALTMDLLAGKDVAVEEFPRKLLSFKEKLGEGQFGEVHLCEVEGIEKFAGKDFALEGLDGSSDRPVLVAVKMLRADANKNARNDFLKEIKIMSRLKDPNIIRLLAVCITDDPLCMITEYMENGDLNQFLSRQQAGGPAAAHAPTVSDLRFMATQIASGMKYLSSLNFVHRDLATRNCLVGKRYTIKIADFGMSRNLYSGDYYRIQGRAVLPIRWMSWESILLGKFTTASDVWAFGVTLWETFTLCREQPYSQMSDEQVIENTGEFFRDQGRQTYLPQPVLCPDSVYKLMLSCWRRDTKDRPSFQDIHRLLQDSASEE
- the DDR2 gene encoding discoidin domain-containing receptor 2 isoform X1, yielding MSATPRPSLLPLTLLPLLLLHVPHIARAQVNPAVCRYPLGMSGGHIPDEDISASSHWSDSTAAKYGRLDSEEGDGAWCPKTPVEPNDLKEFLQIDLQALHFITLVGTQGRHAKGHGNEFAPMYKINYSRDGTRWISWRNRHGKQALDGNTNTYDIVLKDLEPPLIARFVRFIPVTDHSMNVCLRVELYGCAWLDGLVSYNAPVGQQLVLPGGTIIYLNDSVYDGAFGYSMTEGLGQLTDGVSGLDDFTQTHEYHVWPGYDYVGWRNESTAGGYVEITFEFDRIRNFTAMKVHCNNMFAKGVKIFKEVQCYFRADASEWEPGAVSSVLVLDDVNPSARFVTVPLLHRMASAIKCQYYFADTWMMFSEITFQSDAAMYNNSVPPAEAPVVPTTYNPTLKVDDSNTRILIGCLVAIIFILVAIIVIILWRQFWQKMLEKVGKCGVAGEASRRMLDDEMTVSLSLPSESSMFNHNRSSSPSEQESCSTYDRIFPLGPDYQEPSRLIRKLPEFASGEEDTGCSCPTKPSQASVPEGVPHYAEADIVNLQGVTGGNTYSVPALTMDLLAGKDVAVEEFPRKLLSFKEKLGEGQFGEVHLCEVEGIEKFAGKDFALEGLDGSSDRPVLVAVKMLRADANKNARNDFLKEIKIMSRLKDPNIIRLLAVCITDDPLCMITEYMENGDLNQFLSRQQAGGPAAAHAPTVSDLRFMATQIASGMKYLSSLNFVHRDLATRNCLVGKRYTIKIADFGMSRNLYSGDYYRIQGRAVLPIRWMSWESILLGKFTTASDVWAFGVTLWETFTLCREQPYSQMSDEQVIENTGEFFRDQGRQTYLPQPVLCPDSVYKLMLSCWRRDTKDRPSFQDIHRLLQDSASEE